A single region of the Anopheles funestus chromosome X, idAnoFuneDA-416_04, whole genome shotgun sequence genome encodes:
- the LOC125771575 gene encoding uncharacterized protein LOC125771575 isoform X14, translating into MQGGGSYIRVDLEEVKPQDQSVTSEEKERKLLPHERKKIRTTIEHQFKAVISITPPTSDSLAEFDRLLADDQLKQLERLMTELELKNTPNRILEPKSFLHNARLQPLLVQMLEDIAQYRAYLERFIIRFGAENEYTAPKQNPQSVKKKLITRIYYALCQLVRCFSDCLQTNLNRVVNMRNNQHEIHLGNDSKQSDTTANKKTQSKSDTFIPSAPIHYAVLQLNGDFLDWLLARDNTDVNLTNNCKQTALTMLCQKYDQCMRKSIQACPPDEKQKTLGEIRTLIKQLLEKGADFNICSIYMKLPFELLLQHCVHDETRSFVKQCLQVTRRALAICRINERNERVVGFYNNNPNVCVTVELLEIFLRYNDCSNFAKYLAHFEVNEANVKKVIRLLLHTACDQKLSECLRLVLDRGEKHIFKVTQRKPTRVAAEQVQKGSELEHRVELKGLLKKVCLMADLPLLRRLLAKISDLIVLNDDPLLGLTLTKAYNCNHRIEERNALLACAEYLLNHKLIYKTKQDNYGNTPLHLAFNYGFDSIAQVLLTKRYTYLGTCNKNNQTPLDCAKYEFWRKYLDQSIVAETKGSQRIEEIWFNLNGFSPPLKYNSDGTISSRSPRGQHRSWKFIQPVNETFTQPQTFTSTVTEMTALRQIAQSNELKRLLLHPVLYTFIMVKWTRLCHWNYLNLLLTALTIVFFGYYSLTACSAEGPSTLLLILSIFGVVFVVIRELLQFLFLRRSYISFENVLDIIRAIAMAVALVIGCHGLLSSFVIIHFIIELLYLLGSLQSNSLATIIHMFGTVSKNFLKSFLLFMPLIGTFIYAFHLTYNQSPDQVCVKDDCAQDSFNNFRTFWNATVKTLVMTTGEFDAASINFEGGKMLLFILFMFYAPIVILNLINGLAVSDIAAIREESELISISKKVLLLEQYERGVANVYPAWLKRFFPKPFFSEYQSRIHVKTKEYCKIVVHTKGNPNQPKKDAPGSKAPPNNAQSAVKSQQHKSSESPDSKTSEENSTKRLPKQPTKGASGSKDPPNSGQGDVESQQHESSESFGSKTPEENSTKRHPKQPTKDASESKAPSNSGQGDVESQQHESSESFGSKTPEENSTKRHPKQPTKDASESKAPSNSGQGDVESQQHESSESFGSKTPEENSTKRHPKQPTKDASESKAPSNSGQGDVESQQHESSESFGSKTPEENSTKRLPKQPTKGASGSKDPPNSGQGDVESQQHESSESFGSKTPEENSTKRHPKQPTKDASESKAPSNSGQGDVESQQHESSESFGSKTPEENSTKRHPKQPTKDASESKAPSNSGQGDVESQQYESSESTSSKTPKENSTKRLPKQPTKGASGSKAPSNSSQDAVENQQPEPSQSPNSTTPKENSTKRKAQKRLFSKFPWLLSSKSCNYLIDVHFYRFALFVRLDQSMVDKALAIIEKQHSNYTYQAAPCNPR; encoded by the exons atgcaggGAG GTGGATCTTACATACGCGTAGACCTGGAAGAGGTTAAGCCTCAAGACCAATCCGTAACATCagaggaaaaggaaaggaaattgttaccacacgaacgaaaaaaaattcgg ACGACCATCGAGCACCAGTTCAAGGCCGTTATTAGCATCACTCCACCGACTAGTGATAGTTTGGCAGAGTTTGATAGGCTTCTAGCAGATGATCAGTTGAAACAGCTGGAACGTTTGATGACGGAATTGGAGCTTAAGAACACTCCAAACCGGATACTGGAACCGAAAAGCTTCCTTCACAATGCACGCCTTCAACCGCTGTTGGTACAAATGCTGGAAGATATTGCCCAATATCGTGCCTACTTGGAGCGCTTTATTATTCGGTTCGGAGCGGAAAATGAG taTACCGCACCGAAACAAAATCCACAATCAGTCaagaagaaacttattactCGCATATATTATGCTCTTTGTCAACTTGTCAGATGCTTTAGCGACTGCCTGCAAACCAACCTCAATAGAGTAGTGAATATGCGCAACAATCAACATGAGATACATTTGGGGAATGATTCCAAACAGAGTGATACTacagcgaataaaaaaacacaatcaaagtCAGATACGTTCATACCCAGTGCTCCAATACATTATGCCGTTCTTCAATTGAACGGAGACTTTCTCGACTGGCTACTAGCCCGCGATAATACAGATGTGAATCTGACCAacaattgcaaacaaacaGCCCTTACGATGCTGTGCCAAAAATATGACCAGTGCATGCGCAAATCGATACAAGCATGTCCCCcggacgaaaaacaaaaaacgctcgGAGAGATTCGAACGCTCATCAAACAGTTGCTAGAGAAAGGAGCGGACTTTAACATCTGCAGCATCTATATGAAGCTACCATTCGAACTGCTGCTCCAACATTGTGTACACGACGAAACGCGCTCATTCGTCAAACAGTGCTTGCAGGTAACGCGGCGTGCACTGGCCATATGCAGGATTAACGAGCGCAACGAGCGTGTGGTTGGATTCTACAATAACAACCCCAACGTGTGTGTCACTGTGGAGCTGCTGGAAATCTTTCTGCGCTATAACGACTGCAGCAATTTTGCCAAATATCTGGCACATTTCGAAGTAAACGAAGCGAACGTAAAGAAAGTGATAAGGCTGCTGTTGCATACGGCTTGCgaccagaagttatccgagtgTTTGAGGTTAGTTTTAGATCGCGGCGAGAAACACATCTTCAAGGTAACCCAGCGCAAACCTACACGGGTTGCAGCAGAGCAGGTACAGAAAGGTTCTGAGCTTGAGCATCGTGTGGAGTTGAAAGGTTTGCTGAAGAAGGTCTGCCTGATGGCGGATCTGCCCCTGTTGCGTCGACTTTTGGCGAAGATATCCGATTTGATTGTGTTGAATGATGATCCGCTACTGGGGTTAACGCTTACTAAAGCATACAATTGCAACCACCGTATTGAGGAGCGGAATGCGCTGCTGGCTTGCGCAGAGTACTTGTTGAACCATAAATTGATATACAAGACCAAACAGGATAACTATGGCAATACACCATTACATCTCGCATTCAACTATGGATTCGATTCGATAGCCCAAGTACTGTTGACAAAACGTTACACCTATCTGGGAAcgtgcaacaaaaacaaccaaacaccaCTCGACTGCGCTAAGTACGAATTCTGGAGAAAGTATCTCGACCAAAGTATCGTGGCTGAAACGAAAGGTTCTCAACGTATCGAAGAGATATGGTTCAACCTGAACGGTTTCTCCCCACCATTGAAATACAACTCGGACGGTACAATTTCATCCCGAAGTCCACGAGGACAACATCGCAGCTGGAAGTTTATACAGCCTGTAAATGAAACGTTTACCCAACCCCAAACGTTCACCAGTACCGTCACAGAAATGACGGCCCTGCGACAGATCGCCCAATCGAACGAACTGAAGCGTTTGCTGCTTCATCCCGTCCTGTACACCTTCATTATGGTAAAGTGGACACGGTTATGCCATTGGAACTACCTGAATTTGCTCTTAACGGCTCTAACGATAGTGTTCTTTGGCTATTACTCACTAACCGCTTGTTCAGCCGAAGGTCCTAGCACCTTGCTGTTGATTTTAAGCATCTTCGGAGTCGTGTTTGTCGTCATACGTGAGCTAttacagtttttgtttctgcgCCGGTCGTACATTTCATTCGAGAATGTGCTCGACATAATAAGAGCCATAGCGATGGCAGTGGCATTAGTAATCGGTTGCCATGGACTGTTGTCATCCTTCGTAATCATTCATTTCATCATAGAGTTACTTTATTTGTTGGGATCACTGCAGTCGAACAGTCTCGCCACGATTATACACATGTTTGGAACGGTTTCGAAAAATTTTCTCAAGAGCTTCCTACTCTTTATGCCACTGATCGGTACATTCATCTATGCGTTCCATCTCACTTACAACCAGTCACCAGATCAGGTGTGCGTTAAAGATGATTGCGCGCAGGACAGCTTCAATAATTTCCGCACATTCTGGAACGCCACCGTGAAGACGCTGGTGATGACGACCGGCGAGTTTGATGCGGCATCCATTAATTTTGAAGGTGGCAAGATGTTGCTGTTTATACTGTTTATGTTTTACGCACCGATCGTTATCCTTAACTTGATCAACGGTCTCGCGGTTAGTGATATTGCCGCCATTCGGGAGGAGTCGGAGCTGATCAGCATCAGTAAGAAGGTGTTGCTGCTCGAGCAGTACGAACGAGGCGTCGCCAATGTGTACCCAGCTTGGCTGAAGCGGTTCTTTCCGAAGCCATTTTTCTCCGAGTATCAGAGCCGCATACACGTGAAGACGAAAGAGTACTGCAAAATAGTGGTACACACTAAAGGGAACCCAAACCAACCGAAAAAGGATGCCCCTGGGTCTAAAGCTCCACCGAATAATGCTCAAAGTGCTGTCAAGAGTCAACAGCATAAGTCATCAGAATCTCCCGACTCGAAAACTTCCGAAGAAAACTCTACAAAGCGGCTCCCAAAGCAACCGACAAAGGGTGCCTCGGGTTCTAAAGACCCACCGAATAGTGGTCAAGGTGATGTCGAGAGTCAGCAGCATGAGTCATCAGAATCTTTCGGCTCGAAAACTCCCGAAGAAAACTCTACAAAGCGACAcccaaaacaaccaacaaaggATGCCTCGGAGTCTAAAGCTCCATCGAATAGTGGTCAAGGTGATGTCGAGAGTCAGCAGCATGAGTCATCAGAATCTTTCGGCTCGAAAACTCCCGAAGAAAACTCTACAAAGCGACAcccaaaacaaccaacaaaggATGCCTCGGAGTCTAAAGCTCCATCGAATAGTGGTCAAGGTGATGTCGAGAGTCAGCAGCATGAGTCATCAGAATCTTTCGGCTCGAAAACTCCCGAAGAAAACTCTACAAAGCGACAcccaaaacaaccaacaaaggATGCCTCGGAGTCTAAAGCTCCATCGAATAGTGGTCAAGGTGATGTCGAGAGTCAGCAGCATGAGTCATCAGAATCTTTCGGCTCGAAAACTCCCGAAGAAAACTCTACAAAGCGGCTCCCAAAGCAACCGACAAAGGGTGCCTCGGGATCTAAAGATCCACCGAATAGTGGTCAAGGTGATGTCGAGAGTCAGCAGCATGAGTCATCAGAATCTTTCGGCTCGAAAACTCCCGAAGAAAACTCTACAAAGCGACAcccaaaacaaccaacaaaggATGCCTCGGAGTCTAAAGCTCCATCGAATAGTGGTCAAG GTGATGTCGAGAGTCAGCAGCATGAGTCATCAGAATCTTTCGGCTCGAAAACTCCCGAAGAAAACTCTACAAAGCGACAcccaaaacaaccaacaaaggATGCCTCGGAGTCTAAAGCTCCATCGAATAGTGGTCAAGGTGATGTCGAGAGTCAGCAGTATGAGTCATCAGAATCTACCAGCTCAAAAACTCCCAAGGAAAACTCTACAAAGCGGCTCCCAAAGCAACCGACAAAGGGTGCCTCGGGTTCTAAAGCTCCATCGAATAGTAGTCAAGATGCTGTCGAAAATCAGCAGCCTGAGCCATCACAATCTCCCAACTCGACAACTCCCAAGGAAAACTCTACAAAGCGAAAAGCGCAGAAAAGGCTATTTTCAAAGTTTCCCTGGCTATTGTCGAGTAAGTCTTGTAATTATCTTATTGATGTGCACTTCTACCGCTTTGCACTATTTGTGCGTCTGGACCAGTCGATGGTAGACAAAGCATTAGCAATAATCGAAAAGCAGCACTCAAATTACACCTACCAAGCAGCGCCCTGCAACCCAAGgtaa
- the LOC125771575 gene encoding uncharacterized protein LOC125771575 isoform X16 gives MQGGGSYIRVDLEEVKPQDQSVTSEEKERKLLPHERKKIRTTIEHQFKAVISITPPTSDSLAEFDRLLADDQLKQLERLMTELELKNTPNRILEPKSFLHNARLQPLLVQMLEDIAQYRAYLERFIIRFGAENEYTAPKQNPQSVKKKLITRIYYALCQLVRCFSDCLQTNLNRVVNMRNNQHEIHLGNDSKQSDTTANKKTQSKSDTFIPSAPIHYAVLQLNGDFLDWLLARDNTDVNLTNNCKQTALTMLCQKYDQCMRKSIQACPPDEKQKTLGEIRTLIKQLLEKGADFNICSIYMKLPFELLLQHCVHDETRSFVKQCLQVTRRALAICRINERNERVVGFYNNNPNVCVTVELLEIFLRYNDCSNFAKYLAHFEVNEANVKKVIRLLLHTACDQKLSECLRLVLDRGEKHIFKVTQRKPTRVAAEQVQKGSELEHRVELKGLLKKVCLMADLPLLRRLLAKISDLIVLNDDPLLGLTLTKAYNCNHRIEERNALLACAEYLLNHKLIYKTKQDNYGNTPLHLAFNYGFDSIAQVLLTKRYTYLGTCNKNNQTPLDCAKYEFWRKYLDQSIVAETKGSQRIEEIWFNLNGFSPPLKYNSDGTISSRSPRGQHRSWKFIQPVNETFTQPQTFTSTVTEMTALRQIAQSNELKRLLLHPVLYTFIMVKWTRLCHWNYLNLLLTALTIVFFGYYSLTACSAEGPSTLLLILSIFGVVFVVIRELLQFLFLRRSYISFENVLDIIRAIAMAVALVIGCHGLLSSFVIIHFIIELLYLLGSLQSNSLATIIHMFGTVSKNFLKSFLLFMPLIGTFIYAFHLTYNQSPDQVCVKDDCAQDSFNNFRTFWNATVKTLVMTTGEFDAASINFEGGKMLLFILFMFYAPIVILNLINGLAVSDIAAIREESELISISKKVLLLEQYERGVANVYPAWLKRFFPKPFFSEYQSRIHVKTKEYCKIVVHTKGNPNQPKKDAPGSKAPPNNAQSAVKSQQHKSSESPDSKTSEENSTKRLPKQPTKGASGSKDPPNSGQGDVESQQHESSESFGSKTPEENSTKRHPKQPTKDASESKAPSNSGQGDVESQQHESSESFGSKTPEENSTKRHPKQPTKDASESKAPSNSGQGDVESQQHESSESFGSKTPEENSTKRHPKQPTKDASESKAPSNSGQGDVESQQHESSESFGSKTPEENSTKRHPKQPTKDASESKAPSNSGQGDVESQQYESSESTSSKTPKENSTKRLPKQPTKGASGSKAPSNSSQDAVENQQPEPSQSPNSTTPKENSTKRKAQKRLFSKFPWLLSSKSCNYLIDVHFYRFALFVRLDQSMVDKALAIIEKQHSNYTYQAAPCNPR, from the exons atgcaggGAG GTGGATCTTACATACGCGTAGACCTGGAAGAGGTTAAGCCTCAAGACCAATCCGTAACATCagaggaaaaggaaaggaaattgttaccacacgaacgaaaaaaaattcgg ACGACCATCGAGCACCAGTTCAAGGCCGTTATTAGCATCACTCCACCGACTAGTGATAGTTTGGCAGAGTTTGATAGGCTTCTAGCAGATGATCAGTTGAAACAGCTGGAACGTTTGATGACGGAATTGGAGCTTAAGAACACTCCAAACCGGATACTGGAACCGAAAAGCTTCCTTCACAATGCACGCCTTCAACCGCTGTTGGTACAAATGCTGGAAGATATTGCCCAATATCGTGCCTACTTGGAGCGCTTTATTATTCGGTTCGGAGCGGAAAATGAG taTACCGCACCGAAACAAAATCCACAATCAGTCaagaagaaacttattactCGCATATATTATGCTCTTTGTCAACTTGTCAGATGCTTTAGCGACTGCCTGCAAACCAACCTCAATAGAGTAGTGAATATGCGCAACAATCAACATGAGATACATTTGGGGAATGATTCCAAACAGAGTGATACTacagcgaataaaaaaacacaatcaaagtCAGATACGTTCATACCCAGTGCTCCAATACATTATGCCGTTCTTCAATTGAACGGAGACTTTCTCGACTGGCTACTAGCCCGCGATAATACAGATGTGAATCTGACCAacaattgcaaacaaacaGCCCTTACGATGCTGTGCCAAAAATATGACCAGTGCATGCGCAAATCGATACAAGCATGTCCCCcggacgaaaaacaaaaaacgctcgGAGAGATTCGAACGCTCATCAAACAGTTGCTAGAGAAAGGAGCGGACTTTAACATCTGCAGCATCTATATGAAGCTACCATTCGAACTGCTGCTCCAACATTGTGTACACGACGAAACGCGCTCATTCGTCAAACAGTGCTTGCAGGTAACGCGGCGTGCACTGGCCATATGCAGGATTAACGAGCGCAACGAGCGTGTGGTTGGATTCTACAATAACAACCCCAACGTGTGTGTCACTGTGGAGCTGCTGGAAATCTTTCTGCGCTATAACGACTGCAGCAATTTTGCCAAATATCTGGCACATTTCGAAGTAAACGAAGCGAACGTAAAGAAAGTGATAAGGCTGCTGTTGCATACGGCTTGCgaccagaagttatccgagtgTTTGAGGTTAGTTTTAGATCGCGGCGAGAAACACATCTTCAAGGTAACCCAGCGCAAACCTACACGGGTTGCAGCAGAGCAGGTACAGAAAGGTTCTGAGCTTGAGCATCGTGTGGAGTTGAAAGGTTTGCTGAAGAAGGTCTGCCTGATGGCGGATCTGCCCCTGTTGCGTCGACTTTTGGCGAAGATATCCGATTTGATTGTGTTGAATGATGATCCGCTACTGGGGTTAACGCTTACTAAAGCATACAATTGCAACCACCGTATTGAGGAGCGGAATGCGCTGCTGGCTTGCGCAGAGTACTTGTTGAACCATAAATTGATATACAAGACCAAACAGGATAACTATGGCAATACACCATTACATCTCGCATTCAACTATGGATTCGATTCGATAGCCCAAGTACTGTTGACAAAACGTTACACCTATCTGGGAAcgtgcaacaaaaacaaccaaacaccaCTCGACTGCGCTAAGTACGAATTCTGGAGAAAGTATCTCGACCAAAGTATCGTGGCTGAAACGAAAGGTTCTCAACGTATCGAAGAGATATGGTTCAACCTGAACGGTTTCTCCCCACCATTGAAATACAACTCGGACGGTACAATTTCATCCCGAAGTCCACGAGGACAACATCGCAGCTGGAAGTTTATACAGCCTGTAAATGAAACGTTTACCCAACCCCAAACGTTCACCAGTACCGTCACAGAAATGACGGCCCTGCGACAGATCGCCCAATCGAACGAACTGAAGCGTTTGCTGCTTCATCCCGTCCTGTACACCTTCATTATGGTAAAGTGGACACGGTTATGCCATTGGAACTACCTGAATTTGCTCTTAACGGCTCTAACGATAGTGTTCTTTGGCTATTACTCACTAACCGCTTGTTCAGCCGAAGGTCCTAGCACCTTGCTGTTGATTTTAAGCATCTTCGGAGTCGTGTTTGTCGTCATACGTGAGCTAttacagtttttgtttctgcgCCGGTCGTACATTTCATTCGAGAATGTGCTCGACATAATAAGAGCCATAGCGATGGCAGTGGCATTAGTAATCGGTTGCCATGGACTGTTGTCATCCTTCGTAATCATTCATTTCATCATAGAGTTACTTTATTTGTTGGGATCACTGCAGTCGAACAGTCTCGCCACGATTATACACATGTTTGGAACGGTTTCGAAAAATTTTCTCAAGAGCTTCCTACTCTTTATGCCACTGATCGGTACATTCATCTATGCGTTCCATCTCACTTACAACCAGTCACCAGATCAGGTGTGCGTTAAAGATGATTGCGCGCAGGACAGCTTCAATAATTTCCGCACATTCTGGAACGCCACCGTGAAGACGCTGGTGATGACGACCGGCGAGTTTGATGCGGCATCCATTAATTTTGAAGGTGGCAAGATGTTGCTGTTTATACTGTTTATGTTTTACGCACCGATCGTTATCCTTAACTTGATCAACGGTCTCGCGGTTAGTGATATTGCCGCCATTCGGGAGGAGTCGGAGCTGATCAGCATCAGTAAGAAGGTGTTGCTGCTCGAGCAGTACGAACGAGGCGTCGCCAATGTGTACCCAGCTTGGCTGAAGCGGTTCTTTCCGAAGCCATTTTTCTCCGAGTATCAGAGCCGCATACACGTGAAGACGAAAGAGTACTGCAAAATAGTGGTACACACTAAAGGGAACCCAAACCAACCGAAAAAGGATGCCCCTGGGTCTAAAGCTCCACCGAATAATGCTCAAAGTGCTGTCAAGAGTCAACAGCATAAGTCATCAGAATCTCCCGACTCGAAAACTTCCGAAGAAAACTCTACAAAGCGGCTCCCAAAGCAACCGACAAAGGGTGCCTCGGGTTCTAAAGACCCACCGAATAGTGGTCAAGGTGATGTCGAGAGTCAGCAGCATGAGTCATCAGAATCTTTCGGCTCGAAAACTCCCGAAGAAAACTCTACAAAGCGACAcccaaaacaaccaacaaaggATGCCTCGGAGTCTAAAGCTCCATCGAATAGTGGTCAAGGTGATGTCGAGAGTCAGCAGCATGAGTCATCAGAATCTTTCGGCTCGAAAACTCCCGAAGAAAACTCTACAAAGCGACAcccaaaacaaccaacaaaggATGCCTCGGAGTCTAAAGCTCCATCGAATAGTGGTCAAGGTGATGTCGAGAGTCAGCAGCATGAGTCATCAGAATCTTTCGGCTCGAAAACTCCCGAAGAAAACTCTACAAAGCGACAcccaaaacaaccaacaaaggATGCCTCGGAGTCTAAAGCTCCATCGAATAGTGGTCAAG GTGATGTCGAGAGTCAGCAGCATGAGTCATCAGAATCTTTCGGCTCGAAAACTCCCGAAGAAAACTCTACAAAGCGACAcccaaaacaaccaacaaaggATGCCTCGGAGTCTAAAGCTCCATCGAATAGTGGTCAAGGTGATGTCGAGAGTCAGCAGTATGAGTCATCAGAATCTACCAGCTCAAAAACTCCCAAGGAAAACTCTACAAAGCGGCTCCCAAAGCAACCGACAAAGGGTGCCTCGGGTTCTAAAGCTCCATCGAATAGTAGTCAAGATGCTGTCGAAAATCAGCAGCCTGAGCCATCACAATCTCCCAACTCGACAACTCCCAAGGAAAACTCTACAAAGCGAAAAGCGCAGAAAAGGCTATTTTCAAAGTTTCCCTGGCTATTGTCGAGTAAGTCTTGTAATTATCTTATTGATGTGCACTTCTACCGCTTTGCACTATTTGTGCGTCTGGACCAGTCGATGGTAGACAAAGCATTAGCAATAATCGAAAAGCAGCACTCAAATTACACCTACCAAGCAGCGCCCTGCAACCCAAGgtaa